In Vigna radiata var. radiata cultivar VC1973A chromosome 3, Vradiata_ver6, whole genome shotgun sequence, the following proteins share a genomic window:
- the LOC106757623 gene encoding pentatricopeptide repeat-containing protein At5g02830, chloroplastic isoform X1 has protein sequence MRDFVILGSSVTTPFPSSSSSSAAPYRFSIKQSIPKLAPFYSSWNISCALQAPLSLSADSKLVEEFEVFDEDAIDSGVDAEVLAKMVLLGIRGNKVRSVVHTLNRVQDRAVSLASHLNGSSIDAIAKECCRLVTCGQIEEAVELMEILTRFKISIRGLVQPSDVIKRCVLSRNPILAVRYACLLPHAQILFCSIISEFGKRRDLISALKTYELSKKHVDTPNMYIYRAIIDACGLCRDYMKSRYIYEDLLNQKITPNIYVFNSLMNVNAHDLSYTLNLYQNMQNLGLKPDMTSYNILLKACCVAGRVDLAQDIYRELKHLESVGQLKLDVFTYSTIIKVFADARLWQMALTIKQDMLSAGVSLNIVAWSSLINACAHTGLVEQAIQLFEEMLLAGCEPNTQCFNIILNACVEACQYDRAFRFFNSWKGNKMSRSFGEDCNNNIGQGLVHNVTTMPNGISNSHILNFAERFPFTPTTTTYNILLKACGTDYYHAKALIKEMETVGLSPNQISWSILIDICGASANVEGAIEILKNMADAGIKPDVIAYTTAIKVCVESKNFMQALALYEEMKSYQIRPNLITYNTLLKARSKYGSLHEVQQCLAIYQDMRKAGYKPNDCYLEELIEEWCEGVIQDNREMQGEFSFSNKSELERSQSLLLEKIAAHLLKRVADILSIDVQGLTKVEARLVVLAVLRMIKENYSLGHSINDDILIVIGATKVDENPNKRILEVQEAIIKLLRNELGLEVFSARTRLALSDTPKLKHPNFANLKIGALPGEDALPTLTGFQTRRPGILVRLKVTRKSLYSWLHRK, from the exons ATGAGAGATTTCGTGATCCTTGGCTCTTCTGTCACAAccccttttccttcttcttcttcttcttctgcagcACCCTATCGTTTCTCCATTAAACAGTCTATTCCAAAGCTCGCTCCTTTCTATTCCTCTTGGAACATTTCATGCGCCCTCCAAGCCCCCCTCTCTCTCAGCGCCGATTCCAAGCTCGTTGAGGAATTTGAAGTGTTCGATGAGGATGCCATTGATTCTGGGGTCGATGCTGAGGTTCTGGCCAAGATGGTTCTGTTAGGAATTCGAGGGAACAAGGTAAGGAGTGTTGTTCACACTCTCAACAGAGTGCAGGATCGCGCAGTTTCTCTAGCTTCTCATCTTAATGGCTCTTCGATTGATGCCATTGCGAAGGAGTGTTGCCGTTTGGTCACGTGCGGCCAAATTGAGGAGGCTGTTGAACTAATGGAGATTCTCACAC GTTTCAAGATATCAATCAGGGGACTTGTTCAGCCGTCTGACGTAATTAAACGCTGTGTTCTTAGTCGGAACCCAATTCTAGCTGTTAG GTATGCATGTCTTCTTCCCCATGCACAGATATTGTTCTGCAGTATTATATCAGAATTTGGCAAAAGGAGGGATTTGATTTCTGCTTTGAAAACATATGAGCTATCGAAGAAACATGTGGATACTCCCAATATGTACATATACCGGGCAATAATTGATGCTTGTGGTCTATGTCGTGATTACATGAAATCTAGGTACATATATGAG GATTTGCTTAATCAGAAGATAACTCCAAATATATACGTTTTCAACAGCCTCATGAATGTGAATGCTCATGATCTTAGCTACACATTAAATCTATATCAAAATATGCAG AATCTTGGTTTAAAACCAGATATGACATCTTATAACATCCTACTGAAAGCATGCTGTGTTGCGGGAAGAGTTGATCTGGCTCAAGACATCTATAGGGAACTTAAGCATTTGGAATCAGTGGGACAGCTAAAATTAGATGTCTTTACCTACAGCACAATTATAAAG GTCTTCGCAGATGCGAGGTTATGGCAGATGGCTCTAACAATCAAGCAAGACATGCTTTCTGCTGGTGTTTCTCTTAATATTGTCGCATGGTCATCATTAATCAATGCCTGTGCACATACAGGGCTCGTAGAGCAGGCAATTCAGTTATTTGAAGAAATGCTTTTGGCTGGCTGCGAGCCTAATACTCAGTGTttcaacataattttaaatGCCTGTGTTGAAGCTTGCCAATATGACAGGGCTTTTCGCTTTTTCAATTCTTGGAAGGGAAACAAGATGTCAAGGTCATTTGGTGAAGACTGCAACAACAATATAGGGCAGGGACTTGTGCATAATGTTACTACTATGCCAAATGGCATTTCTAATTCACACATCTTGAATTTTGCTGAGAGGTTCCCTTTCACACCAACTACAACAACATACAATATTTTACTGAAGGCCTGTGGTACTGATTATTACCATGCAAAAGCATTAATCAAAGAGATGGAAACAGTAGGCCTTTCCCCTAATCAAATTAGCTGGTCAATTTTGATAGATATCTGTGGAGCATCAGCAAACGTGGAGGGTGCCATTGAg ATTTTGAAGAACATGGCTGATGCTGGAATTAAACCTGATGTTATTGCATATACGACAGCCATTAAG GTTTGTGTTGAAAGTAAGAATTTTATGCAAGCATTAGCATTATATGAAGAAATGAAAAGCTACCAGATACGACCAAATTTG ATAACATACAACACACTTCTGAAGGCCCGCAGTAAATATGGCTCCCTACATGAGGTGCAACAATGCTTGGCTATATACCAGGATATGCGAAAGGCAGG GTATAAACCCAATGACTGCTATCTGGAAGAATTGATTGAGGAATGGTGTGAAGGAGTGATACAAGATAACAGAGAGATGCAAGGAGAATTTTCTTTCAGCAATAAATCTGAATTAGAGAGATCCCAAAGTCTACTTCTTGAAAAAATTGCTGCTCACCTGCTAAAGAGGGTAGCTGACATCCTATCAATTGATGTTCAAGGTCTCACAAAG GTTGAAGCTCGTTTGGTTGTTCTTGCAGTTCTTCGGATGATCAAAGAGAATTACAGTTTAG GACATTCAATAAATGATGATATCTTGATCGTCATAGGAGCTACTAAAGTAGACGAAAATCCAAATAAACGCATATTAGAAGTGCAAGAGGCAATAATAAAACTTCTTAGAAACGAATTGGGGCTAGAAGTTTTTTCTGCCAGAACCAGATTAGCACTAAGTGACACACCAAAGTTAAAGCACCCCAACTTTGCAAATCTCAAAATAGGAGCACTACCAGGAGAGGATGCATTACCCACATTAACGGGGTTTCAGACCAGGAGACCTGGAATTCTAGTGAGGTTGAAGGTCACCAGAAAATCATTATACAGTTGGTTGCACAGGAAGTAA
- the LOC106757624 gene encoding thioredoxin-like protein AAED1, chloroplastic isoform X3: MACSLSATLVSNSLHLNRITSHCCLHLHHPTLSLHQNLPIYSKNLPKLLTTQNHATTTPFASGTAGVESPVLSDDTTSSLDSVKVFDLEGNGIPISDLWKDRKAVVAFARHFGCVLCRKRADYLASKKDIMDASGVALVLIGPGSIDQAKSFAEKTKFQGGEIYADPTHSSYEALQFVSGVLTTFTPNAGLKIIQLYREGYRQDWKLSFEKDTVTRGG, translated from the exons ATGGCATGCTCTCTTTCTGCAACTCTTGTGTCAAATTCTCTTCACCTTAACAGAATCACAAGTCACTGTTGCTTGCATCTACATCATCCCACCCTTTCACTGCACCAAAACCTTCCAATATATTCAAAGAATCTTCCCAAACTCTTAACAACTCAAAATCATGCAACGACCACACCCTTTGCTTCTGGCACTGCAG GAGTAGAGTCTCCTGTGTTGAGTGACGATACCACAAGTTCTCTGGATTCGGTGAAAGTGTTTGATTTGGAAGGAAACGGGATTCCAATTTCTGACTTGTGGAAAGATAGGAAAGCCGTTGTGGCCTTTGCACGCCACTTTGG GTGCGTGTTGTGCCGCAAAAGAGCTGATTATCTTGCATCCAAGAAG GATATAATGGATGCATCTGGTGTGGCACTTGTGTTGATTGGACCTGGGAGCATTGATCAG GCTAAATCCTTTgcagagaaaacaaaatttcaaggAGGTG AAATCTATGCAGACCCCACACACTCGTCATATGAGGCCTTACAATTTGTGTCTGGAGTTTTAACCACATTTACCCCCAAT GCAGGTCTTAAGATAATACAGCTATATAGGGAAGGTTATCGACAAGATTGGAAGCTTTCATTTGAAAAGGATACTGTTACCAGAGGAGGCTg A
- the LOC106757623 gene encoding pentatricopeptide repeat-containing protein At5g02830, chloroplastic isoform X2, with product MRDFVILGSSVTTPFPSSSSSSAAPYRFSIKQSIPKLAPFYSSWNISCALQAPLSLSADSKLVEEFEVFDEDAIDSGVDAEVLAKMVLLGIRGNKVRSVVHTLNRVQDRAVSLASHLNGSSIDAIAKECCRLVTCGQIEEAVELMEILTRFKISIRGLVQPSDVIKRCVLSRNPILAVRYACLLPHAQILFCSIISEFGKRRDLISALKTYELSKKHVDTPNMYIYRAIIDACGLCRDYMKSRYIYEDLLNQKITPNIYVFNSLMNVNAHDLSYTLNLYQNMQNLGLKPDMTSYNILLKACCVAGRVDLAQDIYRELKHLESVGQLKLDVFTYSTIIKVFADARLWQMALTIKQDMLSAGVSLNIVAWSSLINACAHTGLVEQAIQLFEEMLLAGCEPNTQCFNIILNACVEACQYDRAFRFFNSWKGNKMSRSFGEDCNNNIGQGLVHNVTTMPNGISNSHILNFAERFPFTPTTTTYNILLKACGTDYYHAKALIKEMETVGLSPNQISWSILIDICGASANVEGAIEILKNMADAGIKPDVIAYTTAIKVCVESKNFMQALALYEEMKSYQIRPNLITYNTLLKARSKYGSLHEVQQCLAIYQDMRKAGYKPNDCYLEELIEEWCEGVIQDNREMQGEFSFSNKSELERSQSLLLEKIAAHLLKRVADILSIDVQGLTKFPRFKVTGLKEIKKSMHAD from the exons ATGAGAGATTTCGTGATCCTTGGCTCTTCTGTCACAAccccttttccttcttcttcttcttcttctgcagcACCCTATCGTTTCTCCATTAAACAGTCTATTCCAAAGCTCGCTCCTTTCTATTCCTCTTGGAACATTTCATGCGCCCTCCAAGCCCCCCTCTCTCTCAGCGCCGATTCCAAGCTCGTTGAGGAATTTGAAGTGTTCGATGAGGATGCCATTGATTCTGGGGTCGATGCTGAGGTTCTGGCCAAGATGGTTCTGTTAGGAATTCGAGGGAACAAGGTAAGGAGTGTTGTTCACACTCTCAACAGAGTGCAGGATCGCGCAGTTTCTCTAGCTTCTCATCTTAATGGCTCTTCGATTGATGCCATTGCGAAGGAGTGTTGCCGTTTGGTCACGTGCGGCCAAATTGAGGAGGCTGTTGAACTAATGGAGATTCTCACAC GTTTCAAGATATCAATCAGGGGACTTGTTCAGCCGTCTGACGTAATTAAACGCTGTGTTCTTAGTCGGAACCCAATTCTAGCTGTTAG GTATGCATGTCTTCTTCCCCATGCACAGATATTGTTCTGCAGTATTATATCAGAATTTGGCAAAAGGAGGGATTTGATTTCTGCTTTGAAAACATATGAGCTATCGAAGAAACATGTGGATACTCCCAATATGTACATATACCGGGCAATAATTGATGCTTGTGGTCTATGTCGTGATTACATGAAATCTAGGTACATATATGAG GATTTGCTTAATCAGAAGATAACTCCAAATATATACGTTTTCAACAGCCTCATGAATGTGAATGCTCATGATCTTAGCTACACATTAAATCTATATCAAAATATGCAG AATCTTGGTTTAAAACCAGATATGACATCTTATAACATCCTACTGAAAGCATGCTGTGTTGCGGGAAGAGTTGATCTGGCTCAAGACATCTATAGGGAACTTAAGCATTTGGAATCAGTGGGACAGCTAAAATTAGATGTCTTTACCTACAGCACAATTATAAAG GTCTTCGCAGATGCGAGGTTATGGCAGATGGCTCTAACAATCAAGCAAGACATGCTTTCTGCTGGTGTTTCTCTTAATATTGTCGCATGGTCATCATTAATCAATGCCTGTGCACATACAGGGCTCGTAGAGCAGGCAATTCAGTTATTTGAAGAAATGCTTTTGGCTGGCTGCGAGCCTAATACTCAGTGTttcaacataattttaaatGCCTGTGTTGAAGCTTGCCAATATGACAGGGCTTTTCGCTTTTTCAATTCTTGGAAGGGAAACAAGATGTCAAGGTCATTTGGTGAAGACTGCAACAACAATATAGGGCAGGGACTTGTGCATAATGTTACTACTATGCCAAATGGCATTTCTAATTCACACATCTTGAATTTTGCTGAGAGGTTCCCTTTCACACCAACTACAACAACATACAATATTTTACTGAAGGCCTGTGGTACTGATTATTACCATGCAAAAGCATTAATCAAAGAGATGGAAACAGTAGGCCTTTCCCCTAATCAAATTAGCTGGTCAATTTTGATAGATATCTGTGGAGCATCAGCAAACGTGGAGGGTGCCATTGAg ATTTTGAAGAACATGGCTGATGCTGGAATTAAACCTGATGTTATTGCATATACGACAGCCATTAAG GTTTGTGTTGAAAGTAAGAATTTTATGCAAGCATTAGCATTATATGAAGAAATGAAAAGCTACCAGATACGACCAAATTTG ATAACATACAACACACTTCTGAAGGCCCGCAGTAAATATGGCTCCCTACATGAGGTGCAACAATGCTTGGCTATATACCAGGATATGCGAAAGGCAGG GTATAAACCCAATGACTGCTATCTGGAAGAATTGATTGAGGAATGGTGTGAAGGAGTGATACAAGATAACAGAGAGATGCAAGGAGAATTTTCTTTCAGCAATAAATCTGAATTAGAGAGATCCCAAAGTCTACTTCTTGAAAAAATTGCTGCTCACCTGCTAAAGAGGGTAGCTGACATCCTATCAATTGATGTTCAAGGTCTCACAAAG ttcCCACGGTTTAAAGTCACAGGactaaaagagattaaaaaaagtatGCATGCAGACTAA
- the LOC106757624 gene encoding thioredoxin-like protein AAED1, chloroplastic isoform X2: MACSLSATLVSNSLHLNRITSHCCLHLHHPTLSLHQNLPIYSKNLPKLLTTQNHATTTPFASGTAGVESPVLSDDTTSSLDSVKVFDLEGNGIPISDLWKDRKAVVAFARHFGCVLCRKRADYLASKKDIMDASGVALVLIGPGSIDQAKSFAEKTKFQGEIYADPTHSSYEALQFVSGVLTTFTPNAGLKIIQLYREGYRQDWKLSFEKDTVTRGGWKQGGIIVAGPGKNNISYLHKDKEAGDDPEIEDILKACCS; the protein is encoded by the exons ATGGCATGCTCTCTTTCTGCAACTCTTGTGTCAAATTCTCTTCACCTTAACAGAATCACAAGTCACTGTTGCTTGCATCTACATCATCCCACCCTTTCACTGCACCAAAACCTTCCAATATATTCAAAGAATCTTCCCAAACTCTTAACAACTCAAAATCATGCAACGACCACACCCTTTGCTTCTGGCACTGCAG GAGTAGAGTCTCCTGTGTTGAGTGACGATACCACAAGTTCTCTGGATTCGGTGAAAGTGTTTGATTTGGAAGGAAACGGGATTCCAATTTCTGACTTGTGGAAAGATAGGAAAGCCGTTGTGGCCTTTGCACGCCACTTTGG GTGCGTGTTGTGCCGCAAAAGAGCTGATTATCTTGCATCCAAGAAG GATATAATGGATGCATCTGGTGTGGCACTTGTGTTGATTGGACCTGGGAGCATTGATCAG GCTAAATCCTTTgcagagaaaacaaaatttcaaggAG AAATCTATGCAGACCCCACACACTCGTCATATGAGGCCTTACAATTTGTGTCTGGAGTTTTAACCACATTTACCCCCAAT GCAGGTCTTAAGATAATACAGCTATATAGGGAAGGTTATCGACAAGATTGGAAGCTTTCATTTGAAAAGGATACTGTTACCAGAGGAGGCTg GAAACAAGGAGGAATTATAGTTGCAGGCCCGGGTAAAAATAACATCTCATACCTTCACAAG GACAAAGAAGCAGGAGATGACCCAGAAATTGAAGATATCTTAAAAGCATGTTGCTCGTGA
- the LOC106757319 gene encoding uncharacterized protein LOC106757319 — MQMDVYSHLSLPPFISHRFSSSRYQPFKLLCSKESQPKDDNNNKGDKSTTDWDKAWSKLKKQGGNKAFSKFSDKYVSWNPRRSEYPLSEEVDPIKRTERSNLMFWNSPTFTLGGAIIIVTFLLLYTILAPIPIK, encoded by the exons ATGCAAATGGACGTTTATTCACATCTTTCGTTACCACCTTTCATATCGCATCGTTTCTCTTCTTCACGATACCAACCTTTCAAGCTTCTCTGTTCCAAGGAATCTCAACCCAAAGACGATAACAATAATAAGG GTGATAAATCTACAACAGACTGGGACAAGGCATGGTCAAAATTGAAGAAGCAAGGGGGCAATAAAGCCTTCTCCAAATTTTCAGATAAGTATGTGAGTTGGAATCCAAGGCGTTCAGAATACCCTCTTTCTGAGGAGGTTGATCCTATTAAGAGAACAGAAAGATCAAACCTCATGTTCTGGAATAGTCCCACTTTCACTCTAGGGGGTGCAATTATTAttgtcacttttcttttattgtacaCCATTCTTGCACCAATACCAATCAAATGA
- the LOC106757624 gene encoding thioredoxin-like protein AAED1, chloroplastic isoform X1, with amino-acid sequence MACSLSATLVSNSLHLNRITSHCCLHLHHPTLSLHQNLPIYSKNLPKLLTTQNHATTTPFASGTAGVESPVLSDDTTSSLDSVKVFDLEGNGIPISDLWKDRKAVVAFARHFGCVLCRKRADYLASKKDIMDASGVALVLIGPGSIDQAKSFAEKTKFQGGEIYADPTHSSYEALQFVSGVLTTFTPNAGLKIIQLYREGYRQDWKLSFEKDTVTRGGWKQGGIIVAGPGKNNISYLHKDKEAGDDPEIEDILKACCS; translated from the exons ATGGCATGCTCTCTTTCTGCAACTCTTGTGTCAAATTCTCTTCACCTTAACAGAATCACAAGTCACTGTTGCTTGCATCTACATCATCCCACCCTTTCACTGCACCAAAACCTTCCAATATATTCAAAGAATCTTCCCAAACTCTTAACAACTCAAAATCATGCAACGACCACACCCTTTGCTTCTGGCACTGCAG GAGTAGAGTCTCCTGTGTTGAGTGACGATACCACAAGTTCTCTGGATTCGGTGAAAGTGTTTGATTTGGAAGGAAACGGGATTCCAATTTCTGACTTGTGGAAAGATAGGAAAGCCGTTGTGGCCTTTGCACGCCACTTTGG GTGCGTGTTGTGCCGCAAAAGAGCTGATTATCTTGCATCCAAGAAG GATATAATGGATGCATCTGGTGTGGCACTTGTGTTGATTGGACCTGGGAGCATTGATCAG GCTAAATCCTTTgcagagaaaacaaaatttcaaggAGGTG AAATCTATGCAGACCCCACACACTCGTCATATGAGGCCTTACAATTTGTGTCTGGAGTTTTAACCACATTTACCCCCAAT GCAGGTCTTAAGATAATACAGCTATATAGGGAAGGTTATCGACAAGATTGGAAGCTTTCATTTGAAAAGGATACTGTTACCAGAGGAGGCTg GAAACAAGGAGGAATTATAGTTGCAGGCCCGGGTAAAAATAACATCTCATACCTTCACAAG GACAAAGAAGCAGGAGATGACCCAGAAATTGAAGATATCTTAAAAGCATGTTGCTCGTGA